The proteins below come from a single Stigmatopora argus isolate UIUO_Sarg chromosome 11, RoL_Sarg_1.0, whole genome shotgun sequence genomic window:
- the khdrbs2 gene encoding KH domain-containing, RNA-binding, signal transduction-associated protein 2, with the protein MHQNNILPELRTEKNTLEPQFGHSLRLLAEEIEKHEGEGDELQKDGIMKKYLDIISNKNIKLSERVLIPVQQYPKFNFVGKLLGPRGNSMKRLQEETGVKMSILGKGSMRDKGKEEELRNSREAKYAHLSHDLHVLIEVFAPPGEAYSRMSHALEEIKKFLVPDYNDEIRQEQLRELSLLNGSDESSRGRNAQGRNIRATTAISTRARRNTGRSTATPRGTTPATHGKLAAPVLTREAHPPRARGAAVAAIGGYRPPPLAVTHDSYDDFGYDDGYGGEYDDDSYDAYDDNYSNQSKSNSEYYEYGEVTNDKSYNNYEEEWPISRPSLKAPVLQLTRGGYRKRPYGRY; encoded by the exons ATGCATCAAAATAACATCTTACCTGAATTGAGGACTGAGAAAAACACGCTGGAGCCTCAGTTTGGGCATTCTCTACGTTTGCTTGCAGAAG AAATTGAAAAGCATGAAGGTGAAGGCGACGAACTGCAAAAAGATggaataatgaaaaaataccTTGATATTATCAGCAATAAGAATATCAAGCTGTCGGAAAGAGTTCTCATCCCTGTTCAACAGTATCCAAAG TTTAATTTTGTTGGAAAGCTGCTTGGGCCTCGGGGAAATTCCATGAAAAGGCTACAAGAGGAAACAGGAGTCAAGATGTCCATCCTTGGGAAAGGGTCCATGAGGGATAAAGGAAAG GAAGAAGAATTAAGGAACAGCAGAGAGGCCAAATACGCACATCTGAGCCACGATCTTCATGTTTTAATTGAAGTTTTTGCTCCACCGGGCGAAGCCTATTCCCGTATGAGTCACGCTTTGGAGGAGATTAAAAAATTCCTTGTTCCA GACTATAATGATGAGATTAGACAGGAACAACTACGAGAGCTTTCACTGTTGAACGGTTCTGATGAGTCCAGCAGAGGCAGGAATGCACAGGGAAGAAACATTCGGGCAACGACTGCAATATCCACCAG GGCCCGCAGGAACACGGGAAGGAGCACGGCAACGCCTCGGGGGACGACTCCCGCGACACACGGCAAGCTCGCGGCGCCCGTTTTAACGAGGGAGGCTCACCCGCCGAGGGCCAGGGGAGCGGCGGTGGCGGCAATCGGAGGGTACCGACCTCCACCGTTGGCCGTGACACACGACTCCTACGACGACTTT GGCTACGACGATGGATATGGCGGGGAATATGATGACGACAGCTATGACGCTTATGATGATAACTACAGTAATCAGTCAAAGAG CAACTCAGAATATTATGAATATGGAGAAGTAACAAATGACAAATCTTACAACAACTATG AGGAGGAGTGGCCCATTTCACGTCCTAGTCTCAAAGCGCCAGTGCTCCAGCTGACAAGAGGGGGATACAGGAAACGTCCCTACGGTCGATATTGA
- the LOC144084591 gene encoding isoaspartyl peptidase/L-asparaginase — protein sequence MSAVIVVHGGAWAIPNDLAEASVDGVKASAREGFAVLQKNGTALDAVESAVRALEDNTVFNAGHGATLNTDGEVEMDALIMDGKTLACGAVSSVKNIANPVSLARAVMEKTAHVMLTDSGANQFAQTIGVVAVPTDKLVTSYEMKEWEKHKNYVTGVMEDFNTLWPHDTVGAVAVDYAGNVACATSTGGIRNKMVGRVGDSSTVGCGGYADNFSGAVSCTGHGESILKVTLARLILSHVEQGKSVEEASRISLQYMGERVRGAGGVIIVTPMAQWASTFTTERMAWAAVEEDVLYYGLEPHEKQREHLS from the exons ATGTCTGCTGTCATTGTCGTGCACGGTGGAGCATGGGCCATTCCGAATGACCTCGCCGAGGCCTCGGTTGATGGCGTAAAGGCATCCGCACGTGAAGGCTTTGCTGTTCTGCAGAAAAACGGAACTGCGCTGGATGCTGTCGAGTCAGCCGTGCGGGCCCTGGAAGATAACACGGTGTTTAATGCAG GTCACGGAGCAACTCTAAACACAGATGGCGAAGTGGAGATGGATGCCCTCATCATGGATGGGAAGACATTAGCCTGTGGTGCTGTGTCGTCTGTAAAGAATATCGCTAATCCCGTTTCCCTGGCACGGGCAGTGATGGAGAAG ACTGCTCACGTCATGTTGACGGACAGCGGTGCAAACCAGTTTGCACAGACCATTGGAGTGGTCGCAGTTCCTACCGATAAACTGGTGACCAGTTATGAGATGAAAGAATGGGAGAAGCATAAGAATTATGTGACAGGGGTAATGGAAGATTTCAACACTCTTTg GCCTCATGATACTGTCGGTGCTGTTGCTGTGGACTACGCTGGCAATGTTGCTTGCGCCACATCGACTGGAGGAATCCGAAATAAAATGGTCGGCAGAGTTGGTGACTCTTCCACCGTTG GCTGTGGGGGATATGCAGACAATTTTAGTGGTGCAGTGTCTTGTACTGGTCATGGGGAGTCCATCCTTAAAGTCACACTGGCCAGACTCATCCTTTCACACGTCGAACAAG GTAAATCTGTGGAAGAGGCTTCACGCATTTCGCTGCAGTACATGGGGGAACGTGTGCGGGGTGCTGGTGGTGTCATCATCGTTACTCCGATGGCTCAGTGGGCATCAACTTTCACCACCGAGCGAATGGCTTGGGCCGCCGTGGAAGAGGATGTTCTCTACTACGGATTAGAGCCACATGAAAAACAGAGAGAACATTTGTCCTAA